One genomic region from Lineus longissimus chromosome 6, tnLinLong1.2, whole genome shotgun sequence encodes:
- the LOC135489482 gene encoding protein FAM136A-like, which yields MEDIQSRVQTSVNKMLNALDKEHLRNIQAQMYKCSLKCCENDSYGMEDVQRCLDRCSQPTQQAQTYVQGELQNYQDRLQRCALECQDKIRDKVTPSTTEADMMKYRGEMEGCVRKCADTYVDLIPSLMKKMKETLSHQKSS from the exons ATGGAGGACATTCAGTCGCGCGTGCAGACTTCTGTGAACAAAATGCTGAATGCGCTCGACAAGGAGCACCTGCGAAATATTCAA GCTCAGATGTACAAATGCAGTCTGAAATGTTGTGAAAATGACAGTTACGGCATGGAGGATGTGCAGAGGTGTTTGGATAGATGTTCACAACCGACCCAACAGGCTCAGACATACGTTCAAGGAGAATTACAAAATTATCAg GATCGATTACAGCGGTGTGCTCTGGAATGCCAAGACAAAATCCGAGATAAAGTGACACCATCAACCACCGAAGCTGACATGATGAAATACCGAGGTGAAATGGAAGGCTGTGTACGGAAATGTGCGGACACTTACGTTGATTTAATACCTAGTcttatgaaaaagatgaaagagaCTTTAAGTCATCAAAAATCTAGTTAG